One Treponema pectinovorum DNA segment encodes these proteins:
- a CDS encoding M16 family metallopeptidase, which yields MKKNKIFNLIFAFALFLFFAFDFSSCASSQNIEKSSRNRRQANNRVEVKDFVTLNLSNGIPVIFKKTPPSQIFTLRFIFEGGTPLVPREKSGLEDLTLDLMFHGGKNYSYDDIQKMQYDMSFSLTSSAGRDYSVAGIQCLKKDLDSVISIFADGILTPSFAQSDFQNLIVNSRQRLASTIADPSGQLGLELEKAAFARTSYSSSVSLTKESIDKINLEDIKAHHKKLLDCQRIKIVVVSDFNETEQKNFIQKLSLYFSSIKKGEYKEPLIQKIAVSGDDLYFKNENAGTSGYALAYFACPNRYEKDYIPFALCLMYLDDILFAEVREKAGAVYSVGSGVLTSKSMLAVISAYKVSDNKNIKSLINEAIKKFPDENHIEEKLEQYKNKYLTTLFSSSKNSRGLASNVITSLEYSGKADSYLNRPEQVKSVTAKDIELAYKKYIFQGESKSNKMRWIFVTK from the coding sequence ATGAAAAAAAATAAGATTTTTAATTTGATTTTTGCTTTTGCACTCTTTTTGTTTTTTGCTTTTGATTTTTCTTCCTGCGCTTCAAGCCAAAATATTGAAAAATCTTCTCGTAATAGAAGGCAAGCAAATAATCGGGTGGAAGTAAAAGATTTTGTTACTCTCAATTTATCAAACGGAATTCCTGTGATTTTTAAAAAAACTCCTCCTTCACAAATTTTTACTTTGCGCTTTATTTTTGAAGGCGGAACTCCGCTTGTTCCAAGAGAAAAATCAGGTTTGGAAGATTTGACTTTGGATTTAATGTTTCACGGCGGAAAAAACTATTCCTACGATGACATTCAAAAAATGCAATACGATATGAGTTTTTCGCTTACATCTAGTGCAGGTCGAGATTATTCTGTTGCAGGTATACAATGTCTTAAAAAGGATTTGGACAGTGTTATTTCAATTTTTGCAGACGGAATTTTGACCCCTTCTTTTGCACAAAGTGATTTTCAAAACCTAATTGTAAATTCGCGGCAAAGACTCGCTTCAACCATTGCAGATCCGTCTGGGCAGTTAGGATTGGAACTTGAAAAAGCAGCCTTTGCAAGAACAAGTTATTCAAGTTCTGTTTCGCTGACAAAAGAATCTATCGACAAAATAAATTTAGAAGATATAAAAGCGCATCATAAAAAACTTTTGGATTGCCAGAGGATAAAAATCGTTGTTGTTTCGGACTTTAATGAAACAGAACAAAAGAATTTCATTCAAAAATTGAGTTTATATTTTTCAAGCATAAAAAAAGGCGAATATAAGGAGCCTTTAATTCAAAAAATTGCTGTAAGTGGCGACGACTTGTATTTTAAAAATGAAAATGCAGGAACTTCTGGCTACGCACTTGCATATTTTGCTTGTCCAAATCGCTACGAAAAAGATTACATTCCGTTTGCGTTGTGCCTTATGTATTTGGACGATATTTTATTTGCAGAAGTGCGGGAAAAAGCGGGTGCGGTTTATTCTGTCGGAAGCGGAGTTTTAACTTCAAAAAGCATGCTCGCTGTCATAAGTGCATATAAAGTTAGCGACAACAAAAATATAAAATCGCTCATCAACGAAGCGATAAAAAAGTTCCCCGATGAAAATCATATAGAAGAAAAACTTGAACAGTACAAAAATAAATATCTGACGACGCTTTTTTCTTCTTCAAAAAATTCTCGTGGGCTTGCTTCAAATGTAATCACTTCGCTTGAGTATTCTGGAAAGGCAGATTCGTATTTGAATCGTCCTGAACAGGTAAAATCTGTAACCGCAAAAGATATTGAACTTGCATACAAAAAATATATTTTTCAAGGTGAAAGCAAATCCAACAAGATGCGCTGGATTTTTGTTACAAAATAG
- the gltX gene encoding glutamate--tRNA ligase produces MKNIKEVRVRYAPSPTGMQHIGGVRTALFNYLYAKSQGGKFILRLEDTDRTRFDEKYVKNLYETLAWLGVDWDEGGDKGGPYGPYVQSERFELYKKYAQELLDKGEAYYCFCDAERLERIRKIQTENKMAPGYDRNCRHLTQEEIKANLDAGKPYVIRLKVPMEGETKFEDHILGEIVWKNEDISPDPVLLKSDGFPTYHLANIVDDHMMHISHVMRAQEWIPSTPLHVQMYKAFGWEHPEFCHLPMVNGSDGKKLSKRHGSTSLNEFRARGYLPQAIINYVALLGCSYEEGKEFYTLEELGKLFKLEHLNKAPAVFDYKKLEFYNANYIRQLSTEELYRWTLPFITGTGDAILEINPENPQPKPNVGPQYSGIALGEDGEPYCVDSSMNMTSAQVKQTLLGLMPLIQERLKFLTEAAEMVRFMFTEPQVPPVEQIVPKKLDVQKTKEVLNASKDFVEKIFEMNHEQAEEYAKSKAEELGIKLGDFMMPIRMAVTGSKVSPPLIGSIKVLGKERSLARVEKTLQTL; encoded by the coding sequence ATGAAAAATATCAAGGAAGTTCGCGTTCGTTATGCTCCTTCTCCAACGGGAATGCAACACATTGGCGGCGTTAGAACTGCACTATTCAATTATCTTTATGCAAAATCTCAGGGTGGAAAATTTATACTTCGCTTGGAAGATACAGATAGAACCCGTTTTGACGAAAAATATGTAAAAAATCTTTACGAAACTCTTGCTTGGCTTGGCGTCGATTGGGATGAAGGTGGCGATAAAGGCGGTCCTTACGGTCCTTATGTTCAAAGCGAGCGGTTTGAGCTTTATAAAAAATATGCACAGGAACTTTTGGATAAGGGCGAAGCATACTATTGTTTTTGCGATGCAGAACGCCTTGAGCGCATAAGAAAAATTCAGACAGAAAATAAAATGGCTCCAGGTTACGACAGAAATTGCCGCCACTTAACTCAAGAAGAGATAAAAGCAAATCTCGATGCAGGAAAACCTTATGTAATTCGCTTAAAAGTTCCTATGGAAGGCGAAACCAAATTTGAAGATCATATTTTAGGCGAAATTGTCTGGAAAAACGAAGATATTTCTCCGGATCCAGTTCTTTTAAAGTCGGACGGATTTCCAACTTATCATCTTGCAAATATTGTCGACGACCACATGATGCATATTTCGCATGTAATGCGTGCACAAGAGTGGATTCCTTCAACTCCGCTGCACGTGCAGATGTACAAAGCGTTTGGTTGGGAACATCCAGAATTCTGCCATCTTCCAATGGTTAACGGTTCCGATGGAAAAAAACTTTCAAAGCGACACGGTTCAACTTCTCTAAACGAATTTAGAGCCAGAGGATATTTGCCACAGGCGATAATAAACTACGTTGCACTTTTGGGCTGTTCGTACGAAGAGGGAAAGGAATTTTATACTCTCGAAGAACTAGGAAAGCTTTTTAAACTTGAACACCTAAACAAAGCGCCAGCGGTCTTTGACTACAAAAAGCTCGAATTCTACAATGCAAACTACATCAGACAGCTTTCTACAGAAGAACTTTACCGATGGACCCTTCCATTCATAACAGGAACAGGGGACGCAATCTTAGAGATAAATCCAGAAAATCCGCAGCCAAAACCAAATGTTGGTCCTCAATATTCAGGAATTGCTTTGGGCGAAGACGGCGAGCCTTATTGTGTGGATTCTTCTATGAATATGACGAGCGCACAGGTTAAACAGACTTTGCTCGGCCTTATGCCGCTTATTCAAGAAAGACTTAAATTCCTTACAGAAGCAGCAGAGATGGTTAGATTTATGTTTACAGAACCACAAGTTCCACCTGTTGAGCAGATTGTTCCAAAAAAATTGGATGTGCAAAAGACAAAAGAAGTTTTAAATGCTTCAAAAGATTTTGTAGAAAAGATTTTTGAGATGAATCACGAACAGGCAGAAGAATATGCAAAGTCAAAAGCAGAAGAATTGGGCATAAAACTTGGCGACTTCATGATGCCTATTCGAATGGCCGTAACAGGAAGCAAAGTTTCGCCTCCACTGATTGGCTCGATAAAAGTTTTGGGAAAAGAGCGGAGCCTTGCGCGAGTCGAAAAAACTCTTCAAACACTTTAA
- the argJ gene encoding bifunctional glutamate N-acetyltransferase/amino-acid acetyltransferase ArgJ, with product MKENFEFVSGGVAAALGFTASGVLNKIKSNRTTYDTALIFSESICNAAGIFTQNRVKAECVKFTMEQLKDGKAQSVIMNSGNANACTGEQGFKNAQKEAQAVAQKLGIEQKDVLVCSTGVIGQQLPVQKILDGLDQSVKLLSKTGNEQARQAIMTTDTQYKEAALKTVIGGKTVTMGTMAKGSGMIHINLGTMLSVITTDCAISSSMLKKALTLSAQKTYNCVSIDGDTSTNDTLLILANAKADNKEITEEGEDFDLFLEALTVLNTQMAKKIAADGEGATRLVTCTVKGASSEKDARGLAKAVISSNLVKAAFFGADANWGRILDAMGYSSFNFTPEKTSVYFLSREGSKRYFKDGVQNGTKENSIKVFEDGVPLDFDEEKAKKILLEESVEILVELKDGNCEGCAWGCDLTYDYVKINGDYRT from the coding sequence ATGAAAGAAAATTTTGAATTTGTTTCTGGTGGAGTTGCGGCGGCACTTGGTTTTACGGCAAGTGGAGTTTTAAACAAGATTAAATCAAATCGCACAACTTATGATACTGCATTGATTTTTAGCGAAAGCATCTGCAATGCGGCTGGAATCTTCACTCAAAACCGTGTAAAAGCCGAATGCGTAAAGTTTACAATGGAGCAGCTTAAAGACGGCAAAGCTCAATCTGTAATAATGAATTCTGGAAACGCAAATGCCTGCACTGGCGAGCAAGGCTTTAAAAATGCACAAAAAGAAGCACAGGCAGTTGCTCAAAAATTGGGAATCGAACAAAAAGACGTTTTGGTTTGTTCAACTGGAGTCATAGGGCAACAGTTGCCTGTTCAAAAAATTTTGGATGGACTTGACCAGAGCGTAAAACTCTTAAGCAAAACAGGCAACGAACAGGCACGCCAAGCGATTATGACGACCGACACTCAATATAAAGAAGCGGCACTTAAAACGGTAATCGGCGGAAAAACCGTAACAATGGGAACAATGGCAAAGGGCTCTGGAATGATTCACATCAACTTGGGAACTATGCTTTCCGTTATAACAACAGACTGTGCAATATCATCTTCAATGCTAAAAAAAGCGCTAACTCTTTCTGCTCAAAAAACTTATAACTGCGTTTCGATTGACGGCGACACTTCCACAAACGACACCTTGTTGATTTTGGCAAACGCAAAAGCTGACAACAAAGAAATAACAGAAGAAGGCGAAGATTTTGATTTGTTTTTGGAAGCTTTAACTGTGTTAAACACTCAAATGGCAAAAAAAATTGCAGCAGATGGCGAGGGAGCAACAAGGCTTGTAACCTGCACAGTAAAAGGCGCAAGTTCAGAAAAAGACGCACGCGGCCTTGCGAAAGCGGTAATAAGTTCAAACCTTGTAAAAGCCGCATTCTTTGGCGCGGACGCAAACTGGGGTCGCATATTGGATGCGATGGGCTATTCATCTTTTAATTTTACTCCAGAAAAAACTTCTGTTTATTTTTTAAGCAGAGAAGGAAGCAAGCGATATTTTAAAGATGGCGTTCAAAATGGCACGAAAGAAAATTCCATAAAAGTTTTTGAAGACGGAGTTCCACTCGATTTTGATGAAGAAAAAGCAAAAAAAATACTTTTGGAAGAAAGCGTTGAAATTTTAGTTGAATTAAAAGACGGAAACTGTGAAGGTTGTGCTTGGGGCTGCGATTTGACTTACGATTATGTAAAGATAAATGGAGATTACAGAACATAA
- the argB gene encoding acetylglutamate kinase: MEEKKSTEDPRLDNSHWSDVLVQALPYFRHWVGKTVVVKYGGNAMLNEELKSAVMKDLVLLNTIGIKVVLVHGGGPEINHMLERIGKESKFINGLRYTDNETMEIVQMVLTGKLNKDICGIILQEGGKAVGLSGVDSALLRAKKIEKDGVDLGFVGEVTQVNPEILESLLDEGFIPVVSTVALGEQGDFSRYNINADTAAAKIAVALKAEKFVQLTNVPGVLKDVNDSSSLIQRIHMQDVQSYIDDGTIAGGMIPKIECCMIARRGGVPRTHIIDGRVPHSLLIEMFSDRGIGTMIY, encoded by the coding sequence ATGGAAGAAAAAAAATCTACAGAAGACCCACGATTAGATAACAGTCATTGGAGCGATGTTTTGGTTCAGGCGCTTCCGTATTTTAGGCATTGGGTTGGAAAAACCGTCGTTGTAAAATATGGCGGAAATGCTATGCTCAACGAAGAATTAAAATCTGCGGTGATGAAAGACTTGGTTCTTTTAAATACGATTGGAATCAAAGTCGTTTTAGTTCACGGTGGAGGCCCAGAAATAAACCACATGCTTGAGCGCATAGGAAAAGAGTCAAAGTTCATAAATGGACTGCGTTATACAGACAACGAAACTATGGAAATTGTTCAGATGGTTTTAACCGGAAAATTGAATAAAGACATCTGCGGAATAATCTTACAGGAAGGAGGAAAGGCAGTCGGTCTTTCTGGAGTTGATTCAGCACTCTTGCGTGCAAAAAAAATCGAAAAAGATGGAGTTGACTTGGGCTTTGTTGGCGAAGTTACTCAAGTAAATCCTGAAATTTTGGAATCGCTTTTGGACGAAGGCTTTATTCCAGTGGTTTCTACAGTTGCCTTGGGCGAGCAGGGAGATTTTAGTCGCTATAACATAAATGCAGATACGGCAGCGGCAAAGATAGCAGTAGCACTCAAGGCGGAAAAATTTGTTCAGTTGACGAACGTTCCAGGTGTGTTAAAAGATGTAAACGATTCTTCATCGCTTATTCAACGCATACACATGCAAGATGTACAGTCATATATAGACGACGGAACTATTGCAGGCGGAATGATACCAAAAATAGAATGCTGCATGATAGCAAGGCGTGGCGGAGTTCCAAGGACGCACATAATAGACGGAAGAGTTCCACATTCACTTTTGATAGAAATGTTCAGCGACCGCGGAATTGGAACTATGATTTATTAG
- a CDS encoding aspartate aminotransferase family protein: MGSKNVVNNYGSFDVTFAYGKGSTCYDVNGKKYIDFLAGIAVNSFGHNFKPLVKAVQKQLKRQIHTCNYFTSDVGLEYAASLLKASGFSGIYFGNSGAEANEAAFKLARKYGFLTGGEKRKTIYTLESSFHGRTLATLTATGQKKFHPECFAPYAPGFKTIKANDYQAIKTAFDDTTAALMIECIQGEGGVNLIDSEWAKQAAHEARKAGALVMADEVQTGFGRTGTLFASDWLGFEPDVVSFAKGVAGGIPMGGILFRGKAAEVFKAGDHQSTFAGNPLACSAALVVLKELLKDGFMQRVEQKGEYIKKTIKSWDSKFVKEVRGKGLLLGIDIDETKSAVELETKLLQNGLLTSTAGKNTLRLVPPLNISQKEIDSGLEILKQTLLQF; encoded by the coding sequence ATGGGAAGCAAAAATGTAGTAAACAATTACGGTTCATTTGATGTAACTTTTGCATACGGCAAAGGCTCAACCTGTTACGATGTAAACGGCAAAAAATACATTGATTTTCTTGCAGGAATTGCGGTCAACAGTTTCGGTCATAATTTTAAGCCACTCGTAAAGGCTGTTCAAAAACAATTAAAACGCCAGATTCACACCTGCAATTATTTTACGAGCGATGTTGGACTTGAATACGCAGCTTCTCTTTTAAAAGCGAGCGGATTTTCAGGAATATATTTTGGAAATTCTGGTGCAGAAGCGAACGAAGCAGCATTTAAACTTGCACGCAAATACGGTTTTTTAACTGGCGGCGAAAAGCGAAAGACAATCTACACTTTAGAATCATCATTCCATGGAAGAACTCTTGCAACACTCACTGCAACAGGACAAAAAAAATTTCATCCAGAATGCTTTGCACCCTATGCGCCAGGTTTTAAAACGATAAAAGCAAACGATTATCAGGCGATAAAAACAGCCTTTGACGATACAACAGCAGCCCTTATGATAGAGTGTATACAAGGCGAGGGCGGAGTTAATCTTATAGATAGCGAATGGGCAAAACAAGCCGCACATGAAGCGAGAAAAGCTGGAGCCTTGGTCATGGCTGATGAAGTTCAGACAGGTTTTGGACGGACAGGCACTCTTTTTGCAAGCGACTGGCTCGGTTTTGAGCCGGATGTTGTAAGTTTTGCAAAGGGAGTTGCAGGCGGAATTCCAATGGGTGGAATTTTATTCCGAGGAAAAGCGGCAGAAGTTTTTAAAGCAGGAGATCATCAAAGCACCTTTGCAGGAAATCCATTGGCTTGCAGTGCAGCACTTGTTGTTCTAAAAGAACTATTAAAAGATGGATTTATGCAACGCGTTGAACAAAAAGGCGAGTACATAAAAAAGACAATAAAAAGTTGGGACAGCAAATTCGTAAAAGAAGTCAGAGGAAAAGGACTTTTACTCGGAATTGACATAGACGAAACAAAAAGTGCTGTTGAGCTTGAAACAAAACTCCTTCAAAACGGTCTTTTAACATCAACCGCAGGAAAAAACACTTTGCGTTTAGTGCCACCATTAAACATCTCTCAAAAAGAAATCGATTCGGGCTTAGAGATTTTAAAACAAACCTTACTGCAATTTTAG
- a CDS encoding DUF1846 domain-containing protein: protein MKKGFDNEKYLKIQSEHIKERISQFGDKLYLEFGGKLFDDFHASRVLPGFEPDSKLKMLMQLADMAEIIIVISASDIEKNKIRGDLGITYDKDVLRLRDEFMKRGLYVGSVVITHYNGQEGAKAFARRLKKLNIKSYFHYMIEGYPNNVDLIDSDKGYGKNDYVETTRPLVVVTAPGPGSGKMAVCLSQLYNENCRGIKAGYAKFETFPIWNLPLKHPVNLAYEAATADLNDVNMIDPWHLEEYGVTTVNYNRDIEIYPVLDAIFKGIYGENPYKSPTDMGVNMAGNCIIDDEVCRNASNQEIIRRYYAAICNLAEGKAEEAEVNKLSLLMQQAKITTADRKVTVAANKRSEKSGLPAAAIELSDGTIITSETSELLGTCAALILNATKHLAGIDHKLKLIPAEMIEPIQEMKVNYLKGNNPRLHTDEVLVALAMLSLNDKNCKLAIEQLSLLQNCQVHATVMLSEVDRKIFKKLGVDLTCDPIKKKSR from the coding sequence ATGAAAAAGGGATTTGATAACGAAAAGTATCTTAAGATACAGTCAGAACACATAAAAGAAAGAATTTCTCAGTTTGGAGATAAACTTTATCTCGAATTTGGAGGCAAGTTATTCGACGATTTTCATGCAAGCAGGGTTTTGCCAGGTTTTGAGCCAGACAGCAAGTTAAAAATGCTGATGCAGTTGGCGGATATGGCGGAAATAATAATTGTCATAAGCGCAAGCGACATAGAAAAAAATAAAATTCGAGGCGATTTGGGCATAACATACGATAAAGATGTCCTTCGTCTGCGCGATGAATTTATGAAGCGTGGACTTTACGTAGGCTCTGTAGTCATAACGCACTATAACGGTCAGGAAGGTGCAAAAGCTTTTGCCCGTCGACTTAAAAAATTGAACATAAAATCATATTTTCACTACATGATAGAAGGCTATCCAAACAATGTAGATTTAATCGATTCTGATAAAGGTTACGGAAAAAACGATTATGTAGAAACCACACGCCCTCTTGTCGTTGTAACTGCACCAGGCCCTGGTTCAGGAAAAATGGCAGTCTGTCTCAGCCAGCTTTATAACGAAAACTGCCGTGGAATTAAAGCAGGATATGCAAAATTTGAAACCTTCCCAATCTGGAATCTCCCTTTAAAACATCCTGTAAACCTCGCATACGAAGCGGCAACCGCAGATTTAAACGATGTAAATATGATAGACCCTTGGCATTTAGAGGAATACGGTGTAACAACCGTAAACTACAACCGTGATATAGAAATTTATCCAGTTTTGGATGCAATCTTCAAAGGAATTTACGGCGAAAATCCTTACAAATCTCCCACAGACATGGGCGTAAACATGGCAGGTAACTGCATAATAGATGACGAAGTTTGTCGAAATGCAAGCAATCAAGAGATAATAAGGCGATATTATGCGGCAATCTGCAATTTGGCAGAAGGCAAGGCAGAAGAAGCAGAAGTGAACAAGTTGAGTCTTTTGATGCAACAGGCAAAAATTACAACTGCAGACAGAAAAGTTACAGTTGCAGCGAACAAACGCTCAGAAAAATCAGGACTGCCAGCAGCTGCAATCGAATTAAGCGACGGAACGATAATCACATCAGAAACTTCGGAATTGCTCGGAACCTGTGCCGCACTCATATTAAACGCAACAAAACATCTAGCAGGAATCGACCACAAGCTAAAACTCATTCCAGCAGAAATGATAGAACCTATACAAGAAATGAAAGTCAACTACTTAAAAGGCAACAATCCACGCTTGCACACAGACGAAGTTCTGGTTGCCCTCGCAATGCTAAGCCTCAACGACAAAAATTGCAAACTCGCAATCGAACAACTCTCACTTCTACAAAATTGCCAGGTGCACGCAACCGTAATGCTGAGCGAAGTAGACAGAAAAATCTTTAAAAAACTCGGCGTAGATTTAACCTGCGACCCAATCAAAAAAAAATCAAGATAG
- a CDS encoding methylated-DNA--[protein]-cysteine S-methyltransferase, which produces MSSFFSRYKTPADFDDILIKTDGEFLTGLFFERSKDAKKYLETSINKDSSIFLETHRWLDIYFSGKQPNFIPKYRIENQTPFREEVIEQMLKIPFGKTITYGKIAEEIARLHGVEKMSAQAVGGAVGWNPICIIVPCHRVVGRDNCLTGYGGGIKNKIALLKLEGFDTAEFSMPKKSQL; this is translated from the coding sequence ATGTCATCTTTCTTTTCTCGTTACAAAACTCCAGCGGATTTTGATGATATTCTAATAAAGACCGATGGAGAATTTCTTACAGGCTTGTTTTTTGAAAGGTCAAAAGACGCTAAAAAATACTTGGAAACTAGCATAAATAAAGATTCTTCTATTTTTCTTGAAACTCATCGTTGGCTTGATATTTATTTTTCTGGCAAGCAACCAAATTTTATTCCAAAATACAGAATAGAAAACCAAACGCCATTTCGTGAGGAAGTTATAGAACAAATGTTAAAAATTCCATTTGGTAAAACCATAACCTATGGAAAAATTGCGGAAGAGATTGCACGACTTCACGGTGTAGAAAAAATGTCGGCACAGGCAGTTGGTGGTGCTGTCGGCTGGAACCCTATTTGTATAATTGTTCCCTGTCATAGAGTTGTAGGAAGAGACAACTGCCTTACAGGTTACGGTGGCGGAATAAAAAATAAAATTGCTTTGCTAAAACTTGAAGGTTTTGATACGGCTGAATTTTCAATGCCAAAAAAATCTCAACTTTGA
- a CDS encoding helix-turn-helix domain-containing protein, protein MDQQKIGRFIASCRREQKISQAELSEKLGITDRAVSKWENGKCLPDASLMLELCNLLKISATDLLTGERLNAMENFKDVNDEKLLELQKVEESANRRMLSLEIVIGFISMASFIALVVCASTIDVSTWIRILLIAIACVILFFGIYHCLKLETEVGFYECQDCGYRYVPKMKNVIFTTHVGRSRRLKCPKCANKNFHKKVLTR, encoded by the coding sequence ATGGATCAGCAGAAAATTGGAAGATTCATTGCGTCATGCAGAAGAGAGCAAAAAATATCTCAAGCAGAGCTTTCTGAAAAACTTGGAATTACAGACCGCGCGGTTTCCAAGTGGGAAAACGGAAAATGCTTGCCGGATGCTTCTTTAATGCTTGAACTCTGCAATCTTTTAAAAATTTCTGCCACAGATCTGTTAACAGGGGAGCGACTGAATGCTATGGAAAATTTTAAGGATGTTAATGATGAAAAACTGCTTGAATTGCAGAAAGTAGAAGAGAGCGCAAATCGAAGGATGTTATCGCTAGAAATAGTGATCGGATTTATTTCAATGGCTTCGTTTATCGCTTTGGTTGTCTGTGCGAGCACGATTGATGTGAGCACTTGGATTCGGATTTTGTTAATCGCTATTGCGTGTGTGATTTTATTTTTTGGGATATATCATTGTCTTAAACTTGAAACTGAGGTTGGATTTTACGAGTGCCAGGATTGTGGATATAGATATGTACCAAAGATGAAAAATGTCATTTTTACGACGCATGTTGGAAGGAGCCGAAGGCTAAAATGTCCAAAGTGCGCGAATAAAAATTTTCACAAAAAAGTTTTAACACGATAA
- a CDS encoding family 16 glycosylhydrolase, with amino-acid sequence MRKNIINLIIFAISIFLLFACTTTNTANTKKSAKKTVVAREVKAYSGAEIHTRQSQMYGKYEARMLMAAGSSVVSSMFLYYNNSYIGGKEPWCEVDIEILGKNPASFQTNMITGNAKNKATSEKHHAILPQANAVYHIYSIEWTPSYVAWLIDGVVVRKTERDFNDAKAQVSALSREQSLRFNLWSSESVSWSGDFDEKILPVHQFIDWVKVYSYTKGEGENGSDFTLLWQDEFDSFDENRWAKGRWTFEGNRAVMSPKNVNIVDGHLVLSLTKIGEEGFKGKIPF; translated from the coding sequence ATGAGAAAAAATATTATAAATCTCATAATTTTTGCAATCAGCATTTTTTTACTTTTTGCATGCACCACAACAAATACTGCAAATACTAAAAAATCCGCTAAAAAAACTGTGGTGGCGAGAGAAGTCAAAGCGTATTCTGGAGCGGAAATCCATACTCGACAATCGCAGATGTATGGCAAGTACGAGGCTAGGATGCTGATGGCAGCAGGTTCGTCTGTTGTAAGTTCAATGTTTCTTTATTATAACAATTCTTATATTGGCGGCAAAGAGCCGTGGTGCGAAGTTGATATAGAAATACTCGGAAAAAATCCAGCGAGTTTTCAGACTAACATGATTACGGGAAATGCAAAAAATAAAGCGACTAGCGAAAAACACCATGCAATTTTGCCACAAGCAAACGCAGTTTATCACATCTATAGCATAGAATGGACACCCTCGTATGTTGCCTGGCTTATAGATGGAGTTGTGGTGCGAAAAACTGAAAGAGATTTTAACGATGCAAAAGCTCAAGTTTCTGCGCTAAGCCGTGAACAGAGTTTGCGTTTTAATTTATGGTCATCAGAAAGCGTGTCGTGGAGCGGAGATTTTGACGAAAAAATTTTACCTGTACATCAATTTATTGACTGGGTTAAAGTTTATTCATATACGAAAGGCGAAGGAGAAAACGGTTCTGATTTTACGCTTTTATGGCAGGATGAATTTGACAGTTTTGATGAAAATCGTTGGGCTAAGGGAAGGTGGACTTTTGAAGGAAACAGGGCAGTTATGAGTCCTAAAAATGTTAATATTGTAGATGGGCATTTGGTTTTAAGCCTTACCAAGATTGGCGAAGAAGGCTTTAAAGGAAAAATTCCTTTTTAG